One part of the Pogoniulus pusillus isolate bPogPus1 unplaced genomic scaffold, bPogPus1.pri scaffold_47_arrow_ctg1, whole genome shotgun sequence genome encodes these proteins:
- the LOC135174131 gene encoding gastrula zinc finger protein XlCGF26.1-like isoform X3 yields the protein MASQKDPDKSWKEKKHPESKMEQAKYSLEKEVKTEDNSEENYDYAEYEEDDEGEDDQDEEMEEEYEEEEGFMVSPSVSLKQLIQCPEYGQSFTQHSSLIAHHQTHSGEKPFSCADCGKSFTLRSSQIDHHRTHTREKPFSCADCGKSFTLRSSLIDHRRIHTREKPFGCADCGKSFTLRSSLIAHRRIHTGEKPFSCADCGKSFTLRSSLIDHRRIHTGEKPFSCADCGKSFTLRSSLIDHRRIHTGEKPFSCAYCGKSFTVRSSLINHHRIHTGEKPFSCADCGESFTQRSYLINHHRIHTREKPFSYADCDKSLTQKSALSQHCSVHTTEKSFSCWDCGKTFKHSSYLTIHCRTHTGENLLPCAECSKSLTTSYRYIQHQLMHSGEKPFTCSDCGKSFTHSSALTQHRRIHSGEKPFTCSDCGKSFTHSSTFTQHRRVHTGEKPFTCSDCGKSFTHSSSLTSHRRTHTGEKPFTCSDCGKSFTHSSTLTQHRRSHSGEKPFTCSDCGKSFTHSSSLTSHRRTHSCDQPTLQGKHK from the coding sequence ATGGCCTCACAGAAGGACCCAGACAAGAGCTGGAAGGAGAAGAAGCACCCAGAGAGCAAGATGGAGCAGGCAAAGTACAGCCTCGAGAAAGAGGTCAAGACAGAGGATAACAGTGAGGAAAATTATGACTATGCTGAGTAtgaagaggatgatgagggtgAAGATGACCAAGATGAGGAAATGGAGGAGGAgtatgaggaggaagagggattCATGGTATCCCCTTCTGTGTCACTCAAGCAGCTGATTCAGTGCCCTGAGTATGGGCAGAGCTTTACACAGCactccagcctcattgcccaccaccaaacccacagtggtgagaagcccttcagctgtgctgattgtggcaagagcttcacacTGCGCTCCAGCCAGATTGACCACCACCGAACCCACACTAgggagaagcccttcagctgtgctgattgTGGCAAGAGTTTCACCCTGCGCTCGAGCCTCATTGACCACCGCCGAATCCACACTAGGGAGAAGCCCTTTGGTtgtgctgactgtggcaagagtttCACCCTGCGCTCGAGCCTCATTGCCCATCGCCGaatccacactggtgagaaacccttcagctgtgctgactgtggcaagagtttCACCCTGCGCTCAAGCCTCATTGACCACCGCCGgatccacactggtgagaagcccttcagctgtgctgactgtggcaagagtttCACCCTGCGCTCAAGCCTCATTGACCACCGCCGaatccacactggtgagaagcccttcagctgtgcttatTGTGGCAAGAGTTTCACAGTACGCTCTAGCCTCATTAACCACCACCGgatccacactggtgagaaacccttcagctgtgctgactgtggcgAGAGCTTCACCCAGCGCTCATACCTCATTAACCACCACCGCATCCACACTAgggagaagcccttcagctaTGCTGACTGCGACAAGAGTTTGACTCAgaagtctgccctcagccagcactgcagtgtccacaccactgagaagtccttcagctgctgggacTGCGGCAAGACCTTCAAACACAGCTCATATCTCACCATCCATTGCCGCACACACACTGGAGAGAATCTGCTCCCCTGTGCAGAGTGCAGCAAGAGCCTCACCACGAGCTACAGATATATCCAGCACCAACTCATGCACAGcggtgagaagcccttcacctgctctgactgcggcaagagcttcacccacagctctgctctcacccAGCACCGTCGTATCCACAgtggtgagaagcccttcacctgttctgactgtggcaagagcttcacccacAGCTCTACCTTCACCCAGCACCGTCGTGTtcacactggtgagaagcccttcacctgctctgactgtggcaagagtttcacccacagcagcagtcTCACTTCCCACCGTCGCacccacactggtgagaagcccttcacctgctctgactgtggcaagagcttcacccacAGCTCTACCCTGACCCAGCACCGTCGTAGCCACAgtggtgagaagcccttcacctgctctgactgcggcaagagcttcacccacagcagcagtcTCACTTCCCACCGCCGTACCCACAGTTGTGACCAGCCCACACTGCAGGGCAAGCACAAATAG
- the LOC135174131 gene encoding gastrula zinc finger protein XlCGF26.1-like isoform X1: MVNLEAMFCLLQICGGGSCSRGLGKLSMASQKDPDKSWKEKKHPESKMEQAKYSLEKEVKTEDNSEENYDYAEYEEDDEGEDDQDEEMEEEYEEEEGFMVSPSVSLKQLIQCPEYGQSFTQHSSLIAHHQTHSGEKPFSCADCGKSFTLRSSQIDHHRTHTREKPFSCADCGKSFTLRSSLIDHRRIHTREKPFGCADCGKSFTLRSSLIAHRRIHTGEKPFSCADCGKSFTLRSSLIDHRRIHTGEKPFSCADCGKSFTLRSSLIDHRRIHTGEKPFSCAYCGKSFTVRSSLINHHRIHTGEKPFSCADCGESFTQRSYLINHHRIHTREKPFSYADCDKSLTQKSALSQHCSVHTTEKSFSCWDCGKTFKHSSYLTIHCRTHTGENLLPCAECSKSLTTSYRYIQHQLMHSGEKPFTCSDCGKSFTHSSALTQHRRIHSGEKPFTCSDCGKSFTHSSTFTQHRRVHTGEKPFTCSDCGKSFTHSSSLTSHRRTHTGEKPFTCSDCGKSFTHSSTLTQHRRSHSGEKPFTCSDCGKSFTHSSSLTSHRRTHSCDQPTLQGKHK; encoded by the coding sequence CATGGCCTCACAGAAGGACCCAGACAAGAGCTGGAAGGAGAAGAAGCACCCAGAGAGCAAGATGGAGCAGGCAAAGTACAGCCTCGAGAAAGAGGTCAAGACAGAGGATAACAGTGAGGAAAATTATGACTATGCTGAGTAtgaagaggatgatgagggtgAAGATGACCAAGATGAGGAAATGGAGGAGGAgtatgaggaggaagagggattCATGGTATCCCCTTCTGTGTCACTCAAGCAGCTGATTCAGTGCCCTGAGTATGGGCAGAGCTTTACACAGCactccagcctcattgcccaccaccaaacccacagtggtgagaagcccttcagctgtgctgattgtggcaagagcttcacacTGCGCTCCAGCCAGATTGACCACCACCGAACCCACACTAgggagaagcccttcagctgtgctgattgTGGCAAGAGTTTCACCCTGCGCTCGAGCCTCATTGACCACCGCCGAATCCACACTAGGGAGAAGCCCTTTGGTtgtgctgactgtggcaagagtttCACCCTGCGCTCGAGCCTCATTGCCCATCGCCGaatccacactggtgagaaacccttcagctgtgctgactgtggcaagagtttCACCCTGCGCTCAAGCCTCATTGACCACCGCCGgatccacactggtgagaagcccttcagctgtgctgactgtggcaagagtttCACCCTGCGCTCAAGCCTCATTGACCACCGCCGaatccacactggtgagaagcccttcagctgtgcttatTGTGGCAAGAGTTTCACAGTACGCTCTAGCCTCATTAACCACCACCGgatccacactggtgagaaacccttcagctgtgctgactgtggcgAGAGCTTCACCCAGCGCTCATACCTCATTAACCACCACCGCATCCACACTAgggagaagcccttcagctaTGCTGACTGCGACAAGAGTTTGACTCAgaagtctgccctcagccagcactgcagtgtccacaccactgagaagtccttcagctgctgggacTGCGGCAAGACCTTCAAACACAGCTCATATCTCACCATCCATTGCCGCACACACACTGGAGAGAATCTGCTCCCCTGTGCAGAGTGCAGCAAGAGCCTCACCACGAGCTACAGATATATCCAGCACCAACTCATGCACAGcggtgagaagcccttcacctgctctgactgcggcaagagcttcacccacagctctgctctcacccAGCACCGTCGTATCCACAgtggtgagaagcccttcacctgttctgactgtggcaagagcttcacccacAGCTCTACCTTCACCCAGCACCGTCGTGTtcacactggtgagaagcccttcacctgctctgactgtggcaagagtttcacccacagcagcagtcTCACTTCCCACCGTCGCacccacactggtgagaagcccttcacctgctctgactgtggcaagagcttcacccacAGCTCTACCCTGACCCAGCACCGTCGTAGCCACAgtggtgagaagcccttcacctgctctgactgcggcaagagcttcacccacagcagcagtcTCACTTCCCACCGCCGTACCCACAGTTGTGACCAGCCCACACTGCAGGGCAAGCACAAATAG
- the LOC135174131 gene encoding gastrula zinc finger protein XlCGF26.1-like isoform X2, which yields MTSSATSMASQKDPDKSWKEKKHPESKMEQAKYSLEKEVKTEDNSEENYDYAEYEEDDEGEDDQDEEMEEEYEEEEGFMVSPSVSLKQLIQCPEYGQSFTQHSSLIAHHQTHSGEKPFSCADCGKSFTLRSSQIDHHRTHTREKPFSCADCGKSFTLRSSLIDHRRIHTREKPFGCADCGKSFTLRSSLIAHRRIHTGEKPFSCADCGKSFTLRSSLIDHRRIHTGEKPFSCADCGKSFTLRSSLIDHRRIHTGEKPFSCAYCGKSFTVRSSLINHHRIHTGEKPFSCADCGESFTQRSYLINHHRIHTREKPFSYADCDKSLTQKSALSQHCSVHTTEKSFSCWDCGKTFKHSSYLTIHCRTHTGENLLPCAECSKSLTTSYRYIQHQLMHSGEKPFTCSDCGKSFTHSSALTQHRRIHSGEKPFTCSDCGKSFTHSSTFTQHRRVHTGEKPFTCSDCGKSFTHSSSLTSHRRTHTGEKPFTCSDCGKSFTHSSTLTQHRRSHSGEKPFTCSDCGKSFTHSSSLTSHRRTHSCDQPTLQGKHK from the coding sequence ATGACCTCTTCTGCCACCAGCATGGCCTCACAGAAGGACCCAGACAAGAGCTGGAAGGAGAAGAAGCACCCAGAGAGCAAGATGGAGCAGGCAAAGTACAGCCTCGAGAAAGAGGTCAAGACAGAGGATAACAGTGAGGAAAATTATGACTATGCTGAGTAtgaagaggatgatgagggtgAAGATGACCAAGATGAGGAAATGGAGGAGGAgtatgaggaggaagagggattCATGGTATCCCCTTCTGTGTCACTCAAGCAGCTGATTCAGTGCCCTGAGTATGGGCAGAGCTTTACACAGCactccagcctcattgcccaccaccaaacccacagtggtgagaagcccttcagctgtgctgattgtggcaagagcttcacacTGCGCTCCAGCCAGATTGACCACCACCGAACCCACACTAgggagaagcccttcagctgtgctgattgTGGCAAGAGTTTCACCCTGCGCTCGAGCCTCATTGACCACCGCCGAATCCACACTAGGGAGAAGCCCTTTGGTtgtgctgactgtggcaagagtttCACCCTGCGCTCGAGCCTCATTGCCCATCGCCGaatccacactggtgagaaacccttcagctgtgctgactgtggcaagagtttCACCCTGCGCTCAAGCCTCATTGACCACCGCCGgatccacactggtgagaagcccttcagctgtgctgactgtggcaagagtttCACCCTGCGCTCAAGCCTCATTGACCACCGCCGaatccacactggtgagaagcccttcagctgtgcttatTGTGGCAAGAGTTTCACAGTACGCTCTAGCCTCATTAACCACCACCGgatccacactggtgagaaacccttcagctgtgctgactgtggcgAGAGCTTCACCCAGCGCTCATACCTCATTAACCACCACCGCATCCACACTAgggagaagcccttcagctaTGCTGACTGCGACAAGAGTTTGACTCAgaagtctgccctcagccagcactgcagtgtccacaccactgagaagtccttcagctgctgggacTGCGGCAAGACCTTCAAACACAGCTCATATCTCACCATCCATTGCCGCACACACACTGGAGAGAATCTGCTCCCCTGTGCAGAGTGCAGCAAGAGCCTCACCACGAGCTACAGATATATCCAGCACCAACTCATGCACAGcggtgagaagcccttcacctgctctgactgcggcaagagcttcacccacagctctgctctcacccAGCACCGTCGTATCCACAgtggtgagaagcccttcacctgttctgactgtggcaagagcttcacccacAGCTCTACCTTCACCCAGCACCGTCGTGTtcacactggtgagaagcccttcacctgctctgactgtggcaagagtttcacccacagcagcagtcTCACTTCCCACCGTCGCacccacactggtgagaagcccttcacctgctctgactgtggcaagagcttcacccacAGCTCTACCCTGACCCAGCACCGTCGTAGCCACAgtggtgagaagcccttcacctgctctgactgcggcaagagcttcacccacagcagcagtcTCACTTCCCACCGCCGTACCCACAGTTGTGACCAGCCCACACTGCAGGGCAAGCACAAATAG